The Haloplanus sp. CK5-1 genome contains a region encoding:
- a CDS encoding GNAT family N-acetyltransferase → MVAVETATPGDADAVADLWVDLAREQRRYGSHLLADPNRDAIRESVAHHAVEGGLSVARDSGDVVGFVRYGVEEGPLAVAVTHGVVRDLYVAPAHRRSGIGSTLLDAAEAALRDSGVDVIRLEALAANDDAVRFYEDRGYHPHRIGFEREVETDKHSRAER, encoded by the coding sequence ATGGTCGCGGTAGAGACGGCCACGCCGGGCGACGCCGACGCCGTCGCCGACCTCTGGGTCGACCTCGCGCGCGAACAGCGCCGGTACGGCTCGCATCTGCTCGCCGACCCGAACCGGGACGCGATCAGGGAGTCGGTGGCGCACCACGCCGTCGAGGGAGGGCTCTCGGTCGCGCGCGACAGCGGCGACGTCGTCGGGTTCGTCCGGTACGGCGTGGAGGAGGGTCCGTTGGCCGTGGCGGTCACCCACGGTGTCGTCCGTGATCTCTACGTCGCGCCGGCCCACCGCCGGTCGGGGATCGGATCGACGCTTCTCGACGCCGCGGAGGCGGCGTTGCGGGACAGTGGCGTCGACGTGATCCGACTGGAGGCACTGGCGGCGAACGACGACGCCGTCCGGTTCTACGAGGACCGAGGCTACCATCCACACCGGATCGGTTTCGAGCGAGAGGTCGAAACCGATAAGCACTCTCGGGCGGAGCGATAA
- a CDS encoding DUF5785 family protein: protein MDWPHDPDGDEGSEGRRKYGHAVVAKKIDETEDFPLDVPAFVAEYGDDPVRIDSETVVPLREVFEGVDAETVEDFETLHRLLGEAMRENGNWFYEGSEAFVGDA from the coding sequence ATGGACTGGCCACACGATCCGGACGGCGACGAGGGGAGCGAGGGCCGACGCAAGTACGGCCACGCCGTCGTGGCGAAGAAGATCGACGAGACGGAGGATTTCCCACTCGACGTGCCGGCGTTCGTCGCGGAGTACGGCGACGATCCGGTCCGCATCGACTCGGAGACGGTCGTCCCACTCCGGGAGGTGTTCGAAGGCGTCGACGCCGAGACCGTAGAGGACTTCGAGACCCTCCACCGGCTCCTCGGCGAGGCGATGCGGGAGAACGGCAACTGGTTCTACGAGGGCTCCGAGGCGTTCGTCGGGGACGCCTGA
- a CDS encoding type IV pilin, which translates to MNRPSSRAVSPVIASVLLVAVVVILAATISVFVLGVADETNQPGPMVGQSTGELVYNRPGSNDQIVRITHVAGDRLDVTNLEIAVDATDACGKRSRIVNLPTTTLGSANYNGDDIFDYYSPDGGQLDTSADGTWRAGETATFRLASTECELGDGDSVTVRVVHTPTESVVIKETLTAT; encoded by the coding sequence GTGAATCGACCGTCGTCACGGGCCGTCTCACCGGTCATAGCGAGCGTCTTGCTAGTCGCCGTCGTGGTTATCCTCGCGGCGACGATTTCGGTGTTCGTGCTCGGGGTGGCTGACGAAACCAACCAGCCCGGCCCGATGGTCGGTCAATCGACCGGTGAGCTCGTGTACAACCGGCCGGGATCGAACGACCAAATCGTTCGAATTACTCACGTCGCCGGTGATCGGTTGGATGTGACCAACTTGGAGATCGCTGTCGATGCAACCGATGCCTGCGGGAAACGATCCCGGATCGTGAACCTCCCGACGACCACGCTCGGGTCAGCAAATTACAACGGTGATGATATTTTCGACTACTACAGTCCTGACGGGGGGCAACTCGACACGAGCGCAGACGGCACGTGGCGTGCTGGCGAAACTGCCACCTTTCGACTTGCGAGCACGGAATGTGAACTCGGCGACGGGGATAGCGTAACGGTTCGCGTCGTTCACACGCCGACAGAGTCGGTCGTGATCAAGGAGACGCTGACCGCGACGTAG